The Mercurialis annua linkage group LG7, ddMerAnnu1.2, whole genome shotgun sequence genome includes the window TCTGCAGCCATAAATGGCTGCCTTGTTACCCCAAATTCTTAGTGCAACTGCTTGAGCTTTTGGTCTCCCGTCTGGCCTTGGTGCAGTATTCTAAACCATCAAATTGAAGCAAATATTAAGCTGAATAATcgaatcaaataattaattcttAATCTAATCATGGTTACAGTACCattttggtgcctaaaaatATCAAGGTGGCGTATTTATGCTGTAATTTGTTCAATTAGTACGGTTTAACATTCATTCTTTGCAATTATATAAATTGACCCATAAATACAAGTTGGTTTGATTTGAGatagtaaaaattataaattttaaattagttcgaaactgaaagtaaaataattttggtTCTCTTTTAATGtatatcaaatcaaaccaaaactaCATGTTTATTTTGGTTCGGaatatttaaaacagtttaaaaaagtGTTTAGTTcgatcaaatttttattttttttgaaccgaatgcacacccaaTGTTTACTAACGGAGCGGCTAAAGCAATTTCATAATCTCGAGATCTCGAGTTCGAACCATAATTATATGTATTTGAATACTTACTTGAATGATCAAATTTACAGCAACAAAATAATCACCATCAACAATCAAAGTGGCACTATCATCAGTTCCAACTTCTTTAGCAGTTTTACCAAAAGCAATAGTTGGTTTATCTTTAGAAGATCCAATAAATGTAACAAAATCTTTACCAACTTCAACGGTAACTTTCTCATTATAAACACCACCACCAATGTCCACAATCACTCTCTGTTTATTCTTTGCCGGAATGCTCTTAAGAGCGTCGGTCACTGTCTTAAAATCTCCGCTTCCATCCTTTCTAACCTTTATTGTTTTAGGGTTAGCTTCAGCAGCTGCTAGGGCAGGATCTAGGGTTCCTTTACGGCTCGCAAACGGCTTCACATTCGCTTGAAACCAGTCGTTTACAGCCGTATCGGAACTCGGAATTAGCGCCGCGTCGTCGCAGCTAACGGTGGTGATCAGAAGTGctgaaataaaaaagataacaCATTGAATGGCAGCAAGGAATACTAAATTCATCCCCATTGCCATTCTTGTGCTATCTTAgtttattagatttttattttgtgtGATTATTCACTCATTAATCTGcgtaatttatatgttaattttgttattaaaatctaaaataggAGGGATTTAGAGTACTCATcgcttagttttgtttgtaATTAGTGAATTACGTTATTTTTTCTAAACTGAATTTTGGCTGTACATTTTCACTTACATAAACATGAAAACAAATGTTTTTGTGATCTAATGTTAGTTAActgatatttaattaattaccatTGTATGAACAACGTGTGCAATGGTTAATTAATCTTCATACTAAAGATAGGAATTAAGCTATTtacctataattttttataaaagaaatattagtaatgatgataataataataataagtgatgataataataaattatatttatattctaaTATTCACTTATTCAAAGACGTACTCCCTTCATCACAAAACAATAGTTCACTCTTTTCTTTTCACGgtttaaaaaaacacaattaacgCTCTAAATTTTCacaactttatatttattttacttattatacccttattaaatttatgactaatttattttttaggctaatgacattaaataataaattttaaggtaatatgaaaaaatcaacactttaaattataatttattaaaaatataaataattatttggaacaaaaaaattattgactATTAGTTTAAAACGTAgaaagtactccctccgtcccgtttaagaagtctcatattctattttgggatgtcccatttaaaaagtctcattactattttaagagtatttttccattgaataccccattttacccttattttagttatcttaaaagagttctatgaaaaattccactatcattaataggggcaaaacatgaaaaaacataaatagacaagaataattaatgttttcttaatctgtgtgtaaagtcaaatgggacttctaaagtgggacggagggagtatataataTTACTATACATTATTTATCCCCGTGAGGTATTTTTGTTGCAAAACCTTAATTAATTGCACCTTGTCCCCATGGCATTTTCTAACGGTGAAATGGTTTAAATGAATATGGCAAAGATATTactaatcaaactaaaatatattttttaatatacttttaaatatatCTTTGAAAAAGGTTGATATTTAGGatgtcttttttttattgtatttatttaaataaatgttaCATGAgtaattttggaattttttttttgataaaaaatattcgTCGTTAGGTCAACTACAAATAatagaaaacaaataaatataatgGAAAAAGAATTTCAAATTCTGAAAAATATCCATATCagaataagaaaaagatagGAGGAACGggggtttttgacatttttgtgtCTCATAGACACAAAAATTCTTTTTTTGTGCCTCCTACCCCCAGCCCGCTATCTGAAATAGCGGGCTGCTGTGTTTTAGtaccagcccgccatatgagatggcgggctggtagCTAATTACGGTGATTATCTTAATCACCGtaattagcaccagcccgccatctcatatggcgggctggtgtgattggggagagagttaattactctctccccaatcatttgaAGCTGATTGGGCAATAATTGCCCaatcagtttatttttttttttaaaaaaaaattatttaaccaATGAATTGTAATTTACGTTAACTATTTTCGGGTTATTTTCGGACACTTCCGAgcgttattttataaaacaaatttaaagaattttataGTTGATCTTTCAAACTTTATAAATGTCATTTGTAATTATTGTTTGAACCAATCTAAATTTAAGAAGTTAAGATTGACATTAATTTTGAAGATCTTACAAATGTCGAataaagaggttaatttaagaAGTTAAAATTAGATTGACATTAATTTAAGAAGTTAAAATTAGACTTATTCAGTACCGCAGGACTTCTCCACTTACCGTGGTTCCGCTTTTACCCCCTTTCAGCCACCACCCCCGACACAGACACCTCCAGCCCAGCAGTACGGAGGACTATTTGAAGAGAACTTGTCCTATCCTCAAACGCCTGCAGTAGGTAGTTTTAGCCAGCTTCTTCAGGGGTACATTCCACAGCCGCCTTCCTCCTCTCCCCGCCCAACTCAGAGCCCATCGCAAATGCATTTTTCTCTAACTGATGAGTGGGTGAGCAATTTGCAGGCTCCCACACCTCCACTTGGTGATGTTGCTAACATGACGCCTCCTTCATTTTCCCTGGGGTTAGGGAACCCCTCCTCACAGGCTCCTGATGACGAGGATGACGATGTGGTCAGTCCAAGTGGTAGCGACAACAGCTCCGGCCCAGATCTCAGACCTTATCGGCCATTGACTCATACCCAGATGAGTCGGCGTCAGAACAGGGGTCGAAACTTGAGGACACTCTTACGGACCCCAGATAGAACAAACATGTAGTTGTATTTTATagcttttttttattgttgtacacatatttttgattatttgacttattttaatttctttatatggcttttttataattatttacaaaacagtaaaaacacttcataacaatcaaaatcataaaccctaaatttgttaatctatttttaaaaagtatagcATAGCAATGTCGTGTTTTTTACTAAAAGCGTGAATTACTAAAATTTAACCtataatcaattaatcaaaTACTACATTATTAGGtaaatttaactattaaaatcacttaattaaaatagatctaactcaaaataaattggatATTAATATAGTCCGCACCACCGTCTACGACTTTCATTTTTACTCGAACTTTATTCGACATTTGTAAGATCTTCAAAATTAATGTCAATCTTAACTTCTTAAATTTAGATTGGTTCAAACAATAATTACAAATGACATTTATAAAGTTTGAAAGATCAACTACAATattctttaaatttgttttataaaataacgcTCGG containing:
- the LOC126657243 gene encoding pectinesterase PPME1-like, whose amino-acid sequence is MAMGMNLVFLAAIQCVIFFISALLITTVSCDDAALIPSSDTAVNDWFQANVKPFASRKGTLDPALAAAEANPKTIKVRKDGSGDFKTVTDALKSIPAKNKQRVIVDIGGGVYNEKVTVEVGKDFVTFIGSSKDKPTIAFGKTAKEVGTDDSATLIVDGDYFVAVNLIIQNTAPRPDGRPKAQAVALRIWGNKAAIYGCRLLGFQDTLCDDKGLHFYKDCYIEGTVDFIFGRGKSMFLNTEIKVLEDKLLTVITAHARSTAKEDTGFVFAHSKINGDGTGAFLGRAWMEMPRVIFAYSKMSRVVNPGGWFDNFHPERQKTVEFAEYKSTGPGSEPSGRVKFTKQLTDAEAKAYLTLGYIQSAQWLLPPPAL